One Rosa chinensis cultivar Old Blush chromosome 5, RchiOBHm-V2, whole genome shotgun sequence genomic region harbors:
- the LOC112202436 gene encoding uncharacterized protein LOC112202436 — MDYETFVNNIDKDLVLLKTIPPPAGCTDWAQEIQSLSREPELLNLLKNTEYLLERVKLMDKALNGNWETGYPYKSIAQLQSARDYLNKEIASTFRKTRFVNQVLLIKRIEEVEEGLKAMDPNEYSFSNLASARQELKYARRDAQRKMTEMELCAKANKWCSSKLTAVFGKFFG, encoded by the exons ATGGATTATGAAACTTTCGTCAACAACATTGACAAGGATTTGGTGCTACTTAAAACTATACCACCACCTGCTGGTTGCACCGATTGGGCTCAAGAAATCCAGTCTCTTAGTAGAGAGCCAGAGCTCCTGAACTTGCTCAAGAATACTGAGTACCTATTGGAGCGAGTTAAGCTCATGGATAAGGCCCTGAATGGGAACTGGGAGACCGGCTACCCTTACAAATCAATAGCACAACTTCAGAGTGCTCGAGACTATCTCAACAAAGA AATTGCATCCACCTTCCGTAAAACTCGCTTTGTGAATCAAGTGCTCTTGATCAAGAGAATAGAGGAGGTGGAGGAGGGACTTAAGGCTATGGATCCCAATGAGTATAGCTTCTCTAATTTGGCTTCAGCGAGGCAAGAACTTAAGTATGCTCGACGAGATGCCCAAAGAAAGATGACTGAGATGGAGTTGTGCGCAAAAGCCAATAAGTGGTGTTCATCCAAATTGACTGCCGTTTTTGGTAAATTCTTTGGGTAA